The window GACTCTGACTTTCTGGGTATGAAGGCGCTTGTCTCTCCCAAGTTTCCTAGCCTCTTCTTCAACGAGTTTGAGGACGGCATTGACCTCTTCGGCTGGACGATCGAAGTTCTCGGTTGAGAAAGTGTATAGCGTAAGCGTCTTGATGCCGTATTCTAGGCACCAGTCCAGCACTTCTTCCCCAACTTTGGCACCGATCGTGTGCCCGTCGTTAGGTCGGAGGGCCTTTTCTACGGCCCATCTTCGGTTCCCATCAAGTATGATTCCGATATGTTCAGGCAACGGTTTTCCCTTTACCTGTTCGGTGAGCCATTTTTCGTATGCGGTGTATACTCCTGCGATTCTCAGCAGGCTGTCTAACATGTTTGTTCTTTGACCTCCGGTTTGTTCAATTGGGCCTGGGCGAGCGCTCTTCCGCAGGAGCAGCCCTCTCTCGTGTCAGGTATCTTACCTATAGCTTCTATGAGAATCTTGTTCAGGATCTGACCAGTTTCTCTTCCCTTCTCCTCCACTTCCTTGGCTGAGAGTGTTCTCTGCAGGCCTGCAGCCATGTTGGAGACGAAGCTCATGGAGGCATAACAGATCTCGAGCTCTCTAGCCAGGAAAGCTTCCGGAGCGCCCGTCATCCCTACGATTCCGCCTCCGAGGGTCTTGAGCATGCGAATCTCTGCCGGAGTCTCGTATCTTGGACCTTCGGTAGCAGCCATCACGATATCGTTTCGAAGGGTTTTCCTGTTGTCCGAAGCGGCGCTGGATATGGCGTTCCTCAACGTTGGGCAGTAAGGTTCGGACACGTCGACGTGAGTAACAGGAGCACCGTCATAGAACGTGCCTTTTCGTGATTTTGTAAAATCGATTAGGTCCGAGGGTATCACAATCTCTCCTGGTGTTAGGGTGGTGTCTATCGCGCCAACAGCGTTGGTTGCGATTATTCGTTCAACCCCTAGGCTCTTGAGTCCCCAGATGTTGGCACGGTAGCTTACTTTGTGAGGTGGGGCGGTGTGTTCTTCGCCATGTCGTGGTAGATAGATCGCTTCTCGTCCCTTGACTTGTCCGATGATCAGGGTTGGAGTTGGACCGTAAGGCGTGCCAACGATTCTTTCTTCTCCTTTGATGATGGACTTGACTCCTGAGCCGCCTATTATTGCGATGGGCGATCTCAATCTTGTTCCTCGTATAACGCGCCTAGCTCATGAAGCGATAGTTTCTCTCCCTGGCTGAGCTTCTTCTTTGCTGCCTCCTTGAGGTTCTGCTTGTGGGTTTCTTCTTTTTGGCGCTGGTTCATTTTCTCAGCTAGGTCGATTGATTTTCTGACTACTTGGTATTTCTCGTCGGTGTCTTTGTATTCTCCGCGAAGCGAGTTCAGGGATTTTCTGACATCTTCCTGTTTTATCTTGAGTGCTTCGAACCGTTCGGAGAGTATTACGATCTCCTCATGATGCTTCTGGCTCTCTTCGGCAAGCTCCTGGATTTTTACATGGAGCTCGTCTGCCTCCTTGTTGTCTCTGGCGGTCGCATCTCTTAGTCGTAGGATTTTTTTGGACGCGGTTACCTGGATCTCAAGCGCACGGATCTTGATCATCAGACGCTTCTCTTCGTCTTTGCCTAGCGGTGCGGATTGTACTTGCCATTCGAGCTGTTGCAGCTCGTGTTCGGCTGTTACGGACTGGAGTAGTTTGGGCGCTGTTTTCTGGAGGGTCTTGAGTTTTGTGACGTTCTGTCTTGCTTTGTCTCGAAGGTTGTCACGGGTTTTCTTGAGGGCCCTGACAGTCTCGTTGAGCTCGTCGCGGGTTTTCCGGCTCTGCAGTAGTTCTGTGCGGGTAGTGTCAAGCTTGTTTCTCACCTCGGCGAGTGCTCCGAGGAGTTTTCTCTCGTCGGTTTTGATCCGCTGGCGCTCGTCCGCGAGCGTGTCGAGATTGGTCATAGATGGGATCCCGTTTGACTACTAACGGGTTCTGATGTTTGGATTGGGGAAGCCGCCTTATAGACGTTCAACTGGTCCTGACCGGAGGGAGGCTAACGCCTGGAGCGGGTTGGAAGTCGCTTGTCAATGATCGGGACGGTCCATGTAGATGCTGCTAGTGCGACGGCTGTCAGAGACGGTATCGTCGCGTTGAAGCCGGAGGTTGTGGCTTTGGAACTTGACGAGGGACGGTTGATTGCTCTGGAGAATCCGAAGGCTCAGAGCGGGCGAGGCGTCGGACTATCATTTCTGACCATGGCGTTGTTGGAGAGGTTTGCGGGACGGATGACTGGGTCAGCACCGGGAACAGAGATGCTGGAGGCAGCCAAGGCGGCGAAGGCTGTAGGGTCCAGGGTAGAGTTCATTGATCTTCCGATTGCAATTACGGGTGCAGCTTTGAGGAACTTGCCCCGGAAGGAAAAGGCGAAGCTGGTGGTGGATGCCTTGGTGAGCCTGGCGGTATTACCGTTCAGCAGGATAAACTGGTCGAAGGTCACCGAGGATATGGACTCGCAGATCGGGGCTTTCCGGAAAAGCTACCCGGTCTTGAGCAGAATACTGATCGACTCGCGTGAGGAGTACATGATCAAACGGTTGAAGATGGTCATGGACTCCACGACGGGACAGGTCTTGGCGGTTGTAGGGCTCGGACACAAGGCGTCACTGGCACGGGCGCTTGCAGTGTATATGCCAGGACCAGGGTTCCAGACAGGCTTCTCCTTTCAGATCTCAAGCGATGGTACGAAGCAAGAAGGGCCAGGCATGGAACCTTGAACGTGGGAATCGCCGCGTTTCACGAAGGGCGGGACGCGGGAAAAATGACCACCCGGGGGGGGTCACTAGAAAAAGAATACTTATGCAATAGTTAGGCAATAAAAGAAAGTTAGCAGAAAAAAATGGCAACAGGAAAAAAGGAAGTTACGATTCAGGCATTTTCCCTGCCGTACTTTCCTGGACTTTTCGGGTGGGCATCGGCCGACTTCGATAGTTCGCGAAGAAGGTATCCGATCGCGTTGTCAAGTTTCGCGCGAGATTCGGGGTCCACGCTGTAGACATGAAGCTGTATCAGGCTCCGAGTTCCGCCATCACGCCCCCGTGGATGGGACTTGAAGTATAGTCCCGGAAAAGCCCTACGCGTACGGTCTAGGGCAGGCGCGAGCGCCGACTCGATAATTCCCGCAAGACCAATGGACTCTTCTTTTGGAGACGTTGCCTTTGATCCTCTCAGTATAGGAATTATGGATCCTTTGAAGATGGCTTTCATCTCAGACGGCACTCCTGGCAGGGAGACTAGCTGTGTCTTGCCAACCTTGATCGTGACTCCAGGGGCTGTACCGACGGGATTCGGCAGAGGTTGAGCGCCGTCCGGCAAGGTGGCCATTTTTCTACGGAACCGGGTTAGACCCGTGGACGCCTCCAGCGTACTGTAACGGGCTTTCACCATGGCGAACGCTTCCGGATTGAGCGCTAAGTGCTTGTTCAATGCGAGAGCGATTCCCTTCAGAGTCATGTCATCATGTGTTGGCCCAAGACCCCCCATCGTAATCAGCAGGTTAGACTTTCTCCGGAGAGCGCCCGTAACCCCGTCCTTTATGGACGGAAGAGAGTCTCGAAGGACTGTGATCCTCTGAAGGGTCCAGCCAAACTTCGTCAGACGTTTTGCGATCCAGTGAGAATTCGTATCCAGCGTATGCCCGATCAGTAGTTCGTTGCCGACAGAGATAATCTCCACCGTCGGCGATCTATTCACTTTGGTTGGCCCCTTTACCTCGTACTAGTGTTTTTCCAAAGAGAGAACGGCGGCTAGTGCGCCTGAAAGGCCCCGATGAGCATCCTTCCCAAACCCGATTATCACGAGATCATTTTCGGAGAGACTGAAGAGTTCTCGAATGCGGGCATCTTCACGGGGCGATAGCTCGGCTACCTTCTTGTTATCAGGCGGAATCGAAAGCCTGCCATTGACAACCGCTATTGTCAGGGTCCCTTCAGCGCCAACCTTGATGGCCTCGTCCCTCTGCGAGACTCCTGTGATTCCGGGCTTGTACCTTTTCGCCAAATGAACTCCTACCGAGATTTTGCCAGGAACAAGATCCATCTCATCTAGCGTCTTGATCTTGCGAACGGCTATTTGCTTGAGGTACCTCTGCAGCGTTCCTTGTCCCTGCGTGGAAAGCTTGACGCCCGTTCCCTCACCAACCTCAACCAAGCCCTGCTCCGCGAGCCTCTCAAGCAAGCCTCGGGTGACGCCGTCGTTGATTTGAAGAGCTTGGGCTAGAGCGCGGCGTCCCACAGGACCCTCTTGGTCAATGAGGACTAGAGCGTTTAGAAGCTGGACGGGAGTAAGCTGGGGAAGCGGGCCTCTCGCTCCACGACGCCATTTGTCAAGCATCTCTTCAAGCATGGAATCCGACAACAGGGCGATCACGCCACCGGAAAGTTAACTCTTCGCAAGAAGGAACAATGCCTGCTTCAAGCCCTTGCAATGGACAGAAATTATAGAGGCTGGCTCTGACGGTTTTCGGTCAGGAGGAGAACTCCCTGAACAATTTCCTAGTCAGGCCCATCCAAGCGACAGATCGTAATTGGGTCGAATCGTTCATTAGATCTCACTGGGGTTCTGAGATTGTCGTCGAAAAAAGCCTAGTCATTCGGCCAGCCGAGCTGGATGGTTTTGCGGCCTTCAAAGAAGAAAAACCAGTAGGCTTGTTGACCTACAAGATCCGCGGTCCTGATTGCGAGATCGTCACCCTCGACAGCGCCACCGATTAGGGACGAGCTAGAACTTGAGCTTGAACTCTAAGGCTAAGACTTCTTCGAAAACACGATATTAAGAGGGATTCTCTTTGAACGAAGCTAAGCCTAGGCTACTTTTTCTTGTCGCTGAGCCACCATTTCAGATAGTCCTTGTGGCGACGTTTTTTCTCTTCGTCTGCAGACTCTTCGGTGCGAAGCATCCTTTCTCGTCCTTCTAGAAGGTTTTGCTGGGTGAAGGTTAGCCCGCAGCTCTTACACGCGTATTGCTTGATTGCAGGGTCATAACTTAGGTTTCCACCGCACTCCAAGCAATAGTTAGGCAAACTTCTCCTCGAGAAGAAATTTGGCTCCGGAACCAGATAAAGATTCGGTTACTCAAACGGTGAGAAAACAAAAGAAATTGTCCAGTCGATGACGAAAATCGTGTCGCGTGGAGAACGGTTAATATGTCGACTGTGCCGGTCAGAATTCGATTCGATTGCCTCGATACCATGGCAATATGCACAAGAAGAAACCTACTGGTGGGGTTAAGCGCAGCTGGCGTGGAAAACGCGCGTTCGAAGCCGGCGGAGAACCAGTTGAGACGACCCTAGGCAAGGTCAAGCAAAGAAGGGTTGGAATCCGAGGCGGGGCAACCAAAATAAGACTGGCTGCAGCAGACTGGGCTGTTGTCACAGACAAGTCGACGGGGAAATCGTCGAAATCGAAACTCCTGCGGGTTGTCAAGAACCCGGCGAACGTTGACTACCAGAGGAGAGGAGTGATCACAAAAGGTGCCATCGTCGACACCGAACTCGGTCAAGCACGTGTAACCTCTCGTCCAGGACAACACGGAGTCATAAACGCGGTCCTCGTATCTCAAACCAGCAAGTCATAGTAAGAAGGTGGAGCCGGTGAAAAACCCGGGTCACATTATCATCTGGCCATTTCACATCGACAGCACCAAGACCCGAGGCGAGGGCAGAAAACTCCCGATAACAAGAGCTATCAAACAACCAAACCTCAGAGAGATCGTGCAAGCAGCCACAGCACTGGGTTACGTTCATGAGCCGAAAGAAAAATCGGCAATGCCCAGCCTTCACTGGGAAAAGGCAGGATACATCACGGTGAAGAAGACAGCTCCGAAGGTTGCAATGCTCAAATCGATCGCTGGGGAGATCGTAAAAATGCGACAGAAAGAAGCCCAGGCTGCCGAGCCAAAGAAAGATAGGCGATAGGAAGAGTAGATGATGGCCGGACACCGATCTCGCCAATTAACCGGTTAGAGTCCTTCTGAAGATGATTCATCTTGAATCCAAGGCAGATTGTGAAAGCAGGGTACAACAAAATCATCCTAGAATACCTTGCCAGCAGAAAGAATGATTCAGAAGACGTCCAACTGTTACACGAGATAGTTGAACGATTACCCAAGAATGCAATTGTTCTGGACGCAGGTTGCGGTGCTGGCTATCCCATAACTCAATTCCTCGCCGAGCACTTCAAGGTGACCGGAGTAGACTTTGCTCGGGAACAAATTCATTCGGCGAAAAAGAGACTCCCAACTGTCGAGTTCATCTGCGCTGACATCTCGAACTTGCCGATCCGCGGAAATGCGTTTGACGGTGTTTGTTGTTATTATGCAATTATTCACATTCCTCGTAGCGAGCATCGGAACATCCTTGACGGTTTTCTCAGCATCCTGAGGCCAGGTGGGTTGGCTCTGTTATGCATGGGAGCGGGAGATCTTCCGAAAGACTGCAGTCGTTATCGTGGTGCTCCCATGTTTTGGAGCCACTTTGACCGCAAGACCAACCTCAGAATGATCAAGAATTCTGGACTTAACATTCTTTGGTCCAAGAATATCCGAGATTCCACGGATCCGAATAGCGTGCATCTCTTTGTCCTTGCTCAGAAGGTAGGTTAGGACTGGACGTAACGCCGGTCTCTGGATTTTTGGCTAGGAATGTTTCTTGTTTGGATACATTATGATCTTGCCGGAGCGTCCTGACTTCATTAAGGCGAATGCCTTCGAGAACTCTTCCAAATCGAATCTGTGAGTTATCAGCTTCGACAGGTCCACCTGACTCGCCTTCAGTACCTCGGCGGTCTTGTACCAGGTTCCGAATAGCCGGCGACCAAAAACACCGCGAACATGAGCGTCTTTGAAGACAATCCAGTTTGCGACGTCAAGTTCGACCCTCTTCGAGGGCAATCCGAAGAGGACGGCGGTTCCGCCGGGACGAAGGACCTTGAAGCCTTCCTCGAATGAGGGCTGGGCCCCGGACATCTCAAAAAACGCGTCCACTCCCCGCCCATCTGTCAAGCGCATGATCTCCTTCACTGGATCCTGTTGGGATCCGTTGATCAGGATGTCCGCGCCCATGTCTTTTGCGAGCTTCAATCTGTAGTCGACAATGTCGACTCCGATAATCTTGGTCGCTCCGAATGACTTGCAGAGTCCGATGAGGCATGCGCCTATTGGACCGCAACCAAGGATTGCGACTGTGTTCCCAGAGATCTCGGCCGCGGACGCGGCATGTACAGCATTGCCGAGCGGCTCTTGAGCCGAAGCAACCTCGATCGGGATCTTTCTATCGTTTAGCCAAGCATGCTGTTCGTTGAGGACGTGGTACTCTGCGAAACAACCATCCGTGTCGACTCCTCGGAGATGCATTCTCTCGCAGATGTGAGCGTTCCCAGTTCTGCACTGGAAGCATTTGCCACAGAAAATGTGGGTCTCGCCGGAGATAATGTCGCCTTCGCGGAGGTCGGATACCTCCTTGCCTACCTCAATGATCTTGCCTGCGAATTCGTGTCCCATGACCATTGGAGGTTTGACTTTGTCATGGATCGATTCATGCCAGTCGTAGATGTGTATGTCTGTTCCACAGATTGATGTGGCTTCGATCCGGACGAGAATGTCTCTGAGACCGGGTTTGGGTGTTGGCCATTGCTCGAAGGCCGCGCCGGGACCCGGGGTTGTCTTAACAACTGCGTGCATCTTTTCTTTCAACAGATTTCCTCGAAACTGTGTGTTAGCCGCGCAGAGAGCGCTGTAAAACGTTTTAGATTAGAAACAAATTCTCAACCCTGAGATTATGAGCCAGGAATCCGGTTTCCAGAGAGCTTCACTTCTAGACGCACTGCGGGAAGAGCTTAGAGGACTGGATCAACAGGATTTTCTGTGGCGTGTCCGGACCCTTCAGAGTCCGTCTGCGCCGCATG is drawn from Candidatus Bathyarchaeia archaeon and contains these coding sequences:
- a CDS encoding class I SAM-dependent methyltransferase; the protein is MNPRQIVKAGYNKIILEYLASRKNDSEDVQLLHEIVERLPKNAIVLDAGCGAGYPITQFLAEHFKVTGVDFAREQIHSAKKRLPTVEFICADISNLPIRGNAFDGVCCYYAIIHIPRSEHRNILDGFLSILRPGGLALLCMGAGDLPKDCSRYRGAPMFWSHFDRKTNLRMIKNSGLNILWSKNIRDSTDPNSVHLFVLAQKVG
- a CDS encoding DUF4443 domain-containing protein, whose product is MLEEMLDKWRRGARGPLPQLTPVQLLNALVLIDQEGPVGRRALAQALQINDGVTRGLLERLAEQGLVEVGEGTGVKLSTQGQGTLQRYLKQIAVRKIKTLDEMDLVPGKISVGVHLAKRYKPGITGVSQRDEAIKVGAEGTLTIAVVNGRLSIPPDNKKVAELSPREDARIRELFSLSENDLVIIGFGKDAHRGLSGALAAVLSLEKH
- a CDS encoding molybdopterin-binding protein, coding for MNRSPTVEIISVGNELLIGHTLDTNSHWIAKRLTKFGWTLQRITVLRDSLPSIKDGVTGALRRKSNLLITMGGLGPTHDDMTLKGIALALNKHLALNPEAFAMVKARYSTLEASTGLTRFRRKMATLPDGAQPLPNPVGTAPGVTIKVGKTQLVSLPGVPSEMKAIFKGSIIPILRGSKATSPKEESIGLAGIIESALAPALDRTRRAFPGLYFKSHPRGRDGGTRSLIQLHVYSVDPESRAKLDNAIGYLLRELSKSADAHPKSPGKYGRENA
- the tdh gene encoding L-threonine 3-dehydrogenase encodes the protein MKEKMHAVVKTTPGPGAAFEQWPTPKPGLRDILVRIEATSICGTDIHIYDWHESIHDKVKPPMVMGHEFAGKIIEVGKEVSDLREGDIISGETHIFCGKCFQCRTGNAHICERMHLRGVDTDGCFAEYHVLNEQHAWLNDRKIPIEVASAQEPLGNAVHAASAAEISGNTVAILGCGPIGACLIGLCKSFGATKIIGVDIVDYRLKLAKDMGADILINGSQQDPVKEIMRLTDGRGVDAFFEMSGAQPSFEEGFKVLRPGGTAVLFGLPSKRVELDVANWIVFKDAHVRGVFGRRLFGTWYKTAEVLKASQVDLSKLITHRFDLEEFSKAFALMKSGRSGKIIMYPNKKHS
- a CDS encoding TraB/GumN family protein, which codes for MERVGSRLSMIGTVHVDAASATAVRDGIVALKPEVVALELDEGRLIALENPKAQSGRGVGLSFLTMALLERFAGRMTGSAPGTEMLEAAKAAKAVGSRVEFIDLPIAITGAALRNLPRKEKAKLVVDALVSLAVLPFSRINWSKVTEDMDSQIGAFRKSYPVLSRILIDSREEYMIKRLKMVMDSTTGQVLAVVGLGHKASLARALAVYMPGPGFQTGFSFQISSDGTKQEGPGMEP
- a CDS encoding 30S ribosomal protein S8e; protein product: MHKKKPTGGVKRSWRGKRAFEAGGEPVETTLGKVKQRRVGIRGGATKIRLAAADWAVVTDKSTGKSSKSKLLRVVKNPANVDYQRRGVITKGAIVDTELGQARVTSRPGQHGVINAVLVSQTSKS
- a CDS encoding signal recognition particle subunit SRP19/SEC65 family protein, yielding MEPVKNPGHIIIWPFHIDSTKTRGEGRKLPITRAIKQPNLREIVQAATALGYVHEPKEKSAMPSLHWEKAGYITVKKTAPKVAMLKSIAGEIVKMRQKEAQAAEPKKDRR
- a CDS encoding S-methyl-5'-thioinosine phosphorylase, translating into MRSPIAIIGGSGVKSIIKGEERIVGTPYGPTPTLIIGQVKGREAIYLPRHGEEHTAPPHKVSYRANIWGLKSLGVERIIATNAVGAIDTTLTPGEIVIPSDLIDFTKSRKGTFYDGAPVTHVDVSEPYCPTLRNAISSAASDNRKTLRNDIVMAATEGPRYETPAEIRMLKTLGGGIVGMTGAPEAFLARELEICYASMSFVSNMAAGLQRTLSAKEVEEKGRETGQILNKILIEAIGKIPDTREGCSCGRALAQAQLNKPEVKEQTC